One Littorina saxatilis isolate snail1 linkage group LG10, US_GU_Lsax_2.0, whole genome shotgun sequence DNA window includes the following coding sequences:
- the LOC138978882 gene encoding mucin-19-like isoform X2, translated as MNKKATFLNKFQSLLLAQIENARARKAEDEMAMSENKRENHCDNVALLLHPKPKKPRHVQQQSAGSTHVIHKGADENGEQLPSSSKTKSNSKGTTSGNERHSKSLKQITESPQKNSEDVFLSLSPYHRKRKAQSTAPIREGDGDLASNSPQKIFIVSATEFAQQQATTADNDKEDLWSPQADRIGVSQVAGGSEEARDHGGTFSWNRDDAEADSNDNGDDDEEEEEEEEEEEQQQLHLGLAAWVAGNKNNMALTSDDESSGCGDLAMSSTAGCQAGGTEVEFELQTKENFRIVQSGGQCRIMITKKQHQISQRKKKSRVTQLKKDCQVMEATEDCQVMETTEDCQVVQTTQEFQITQTQQYCQITQDKKYDQIMQGTEASQINRIMEDHPITHAEDACQITQGRDSRRITQAKETRQILQDTKSRPITQAKKKRLGMGVAEGHQIMQAKKTREDCHMTQVKGTRQITGVCEKRHITQIKDDRQITAFGEWRQITQANEDRQITAFGEWRQITQPNEERQITALPGERQSKQANEERQITALPGERQSKQAKEERQITALPGERQSTHAKVERQITVLPGERQSTHAKEERQITTLPGERQSTQAKVERQITALPGERQSTHAKEERQITALPGERQSTQANEERQITALPGERQSKQAKVERQMTAFWEERQITQPKKSLRDKRAKEEPQAVTTGEETKEERQITLTPELLQFVDTIGEYKIQQAKEEGSTIQKMEKHHQKQLNEGCLTPQATKKSEITKVLGKREIAQSEKSLRAILSLVTAQKCRAMGFKRESQKLELAVPARVTKSNNGGEVRCRKKQRALTSGERVWTSACEDYDYDCDILYRVLDPLKTTYGQKQPLSLLEELRMAEQQEKDKREKARPQAQKRDDKEQYKLDDGCSWYAEDGKYVVQVDDLFGNQSNAPLGTAYRQNQPPSLPQELQMADQQGKVTARLQAQTHDDLEPDAQRSDTFDECCSLNAEGKRVVELDDLCEHQSLENEGVLADSIRNMEVKVEAADQSLNIMISRDDTKSVNVDTPARNSFLQPASLSFDPNGLLGGDVRMAGANNCNKTLESSVGAGFDTSGYGDGCSEKDELRTRGCSNNAQRAISATDFMPYESVERYNENKLRFFKTNSPPTIAETFKGSKRYTHDQFSLPSKLKPNMFNVQHVLRRSLSDTSLRFCLDEVLGIHMDTALDRSCIASATAEQWTEDVNTIHLSCLPAAQGVFKEDCRSMTTESEQLRSELFKDAVPSGDSGEKAAGVSKMDSFGKNTELTDPFRDTSNTEASRMEEHMLRCFLTLNNNSLPNDGVKGSSAQKLPGSTPGVFLGPNADEDYLLQYSYTRRKKPIIRGRFPQALMPGSHKSKSRADGPSESAIAKVKVGSHPHDCKCLDYDCLRKRGEMLHDHVMKNVNVLKQFAVKKQHRWPNCSVQIQEAVGHKARELIRHQRGSLRRPSHLSPSCLYTRSVSTSSRSSTVTRLRSDSTSPVRQMVQSTSQPQQTSQSTPSLRKQRLSHDGSNTFPQDTPNASTQDGMSSVKSKTARATRPKSAVGRHSTTTSQTAFAGDPGRTKSPEISLNKVETSESQHSKTKLKTSSIRSDPKLVSRVSPPVVDCGREDASSTVVMNSINSMDMNISQRDLITALLMSESGTGFRNKSSEFVAGIRPKPSHQDFGMSRDPRLAKSDKMVSDALNRLDSLQHGGLKKRGKAQLPWFCDQEILTPKNTSSYYVSVETPQSDPLAPKIGCATKTHDFSPKLMTSETTFNVVTGGELTVTKEVSHRSFIPISDRTTSYFYSISQEKSPIILKDLPAADRPQAEANNSSNSGAHDKDARKTTCHRRGLPETQESLCDNMPPHQLTYDTAADMDNNAAVPDNRKQRGKSQLTDSTRSDQTEYFSHARRAHLSASITANTAAGPVKSVTEVKELSTTHGPRPKSKMTSTATNRADLSRSHRSQRMMRDAALRSSVPVVMETRMTVDGPEGRLLTSVSQTSARSENKKPKSQVFELSLTVSPRTRATQQRRRLTSRSWSPTASTSSKTSRGFVHNSVCSCHSSSSPSPRRRTIRSNFSSPGGRSTASDQSTPFRRTHISPYHSPIWEMLGIRPPPTVSRRSTDVSPAALKQSKTTSSKRETRAGSRYDSRNRSPSASQKTRTLGSSDYGSQTSTKKTPFTSSSRKDQLSSDHASSISRKRSSQTTPKEETYPSATASHRVKPRIVSDSTTPVSTRRQSSVSPPWYSGFHPSHTSVKSAPPPSPKRTRPPRLSSPPAKRAAPPYISPVRRPGPTVKKILKSSKTLSSSTEVSSRPRLHSSVPDGAFHDTLSTRPTPPAEMMRITESPTKQASRSSTVSRVSKTSREFISSAHSPPTSPHTSTRKIVSRTFEQTVSSPSGTSPSPVSSAGSGFLSKAKRQAIRSTENTFLDTSLSSTQPLHTACFADDAVPVTPRDVTPRPVTPRSRTTSVVPSVTRVVPDDLALPFWAQETPADDTGFLSVIASSLKKATDYLCTDSLTNVLEEDVDRLFTPAGHYARSDVPTDSSPPSSAKLRRSSSSLCEDGSSTRAVHRVLFEDVNADSTPESRTSRLTSKASPTRAMQSTFLKDDRKISRQGSATKTARSVSLHSKQSPTRPVHKCFSGDGTNVSYRTKAVRLDRTSSLTSKQSPTRVKGTTFSDNETADSPRSSASRLDSTSFIDSETQPLYQIFFSDEDEKKTNLASHRHTSGLEPEPAMQSTLVQNTTESPQRDSAFKTGRSFSPPSKQSPTRPVHKCFSDDGTNMSYRPNALRLDRTSSLPSKQSPTRPVHKCFSDDGTNALRHDRTSYLTSKQSPTRVKRTTFSNDVTADFSRLSASRLDTSSVLYSATQPLYQIYFSDENEKNTFLASHLHTCGLKPQWTIESETSTKPLHRIYFPDERSPTPSPVPKKPRPGTIKPPTIIPKEAKQKTYAKECTCHNGKKSHTRRHVSSKARISKTRSKSPPRMLSPSHKPCSWGLGATPGRSSPSPSRRKRSKGCRSKTRRRSSSPCLRQPSKGCGSKTCRRSPSPPLRQPSKGCGSKTCRRSPSPSPRPPSVGCGSETCRRSPSPSMREICSTCGGSKPGLRSPSTLLRDTRSAGGIGRPSPPSLRDTRSVGGTPTIGSRSVSWTSASSLKSGRGSSSGSFRPCSPTCSRRNSAADVADSTAQDKNAWVIRLKELLQSAIDYFFPPKPGSQEANQKRDAIIARVSSSNTVLSSALCSCKDGIPLPGAVVAPVSCLCSLESNLEVISAKAKGKRSPRASAKTVRVAGKKSSSSKKVGKLRKSSGVSTKAEKLQISSDVSTKQATVCSESCLPKRASATNVTASSSVTSTATARPISLWDKLMRLLARLLGRRGSGSEMLADTHSVESRQSPRCVEMVGEALVQSVCAYKYIHSRLQPYSSQLKKALCVALIVAVAVAVRSYLCCSTCCTKQIITKICIDMERLLDDFLVHLGLRNLEVPPL; from the exons ATGAACAAAAAAGCCACATTTTTGAACAAGTTTCAGTCACTGTTGCTTGCTCAGATAGAAAATGCCAGAGCCAGGAAAGCCGAAGACGAGATGGCCATGTCTGAGAACAAGAGAGAAAATCATTGCGACAATGTCGCTTTGTTGCTTCATCCTAAACCGAAGAAGCCGCGCCATGTACAACAACAATCGGCCGGATCCACTCATGTTATTCACAAAGGCGCAGACG AAAATGGCGAACAACTTCCAAGCTCTTCCAAGACCAAGTCCAACTCGAAAGGCACTACTTCTGGAAACGAACGGCATTCAAAATCATTGAAACAAATCACTGAATCACCACAGAAAAACAGCGAAGATGTGTTCTTGTCCCTTTCTCCTTACCATCGAAAAAGGAAAGCCCAGAGTACTGCACCAATCCGAGAGGGAGATGGTGACCTAGCCTCAAATTCTCCGCAGAAAATATTCATCGTTTCCGCAACAGAATTCGCTCAACAGCAAGCTACAACAGCAGATAACGACAAGGAAGACCTCTGGAGTCCTCAGGCTGACAGGATTGGTGTTTCTCAGGTAGCAGGGGGGTCCGAAGAGGCAAGGGACCACGGGGGAACATTTTCTTGGAACAGAGATGACGCAGAGGCAGACAGCAACGACAATGGTGACgatgacgaagaagaagaagaagaggaagaagaagaagagcaacaacaactacaccTAGGCTTAGCCGCTTGGGTTGCgggaaacaaaaacaatatggCGCTAACATCAGACGATGAAAGCAGCGGATGTGGCGATCTTGCAATGAGTTCAACAGCAGGATGCCAAGCTGGGGGTACGGAGGTGGAATTTGAACTACAAACCAAGGAAAACTTTCGCATCGTGCAAAGCGGGGGACAGTGTCGGATAATGATAACCAAAAAGCAGCATCAGATATCCCAGCGAAAGAAAAAGTCGCGCGTGACGCAGTTGAAGAAAGATTGTCAGGTTATGGAAGCCACGGAAGATTGTCAGGTTATGGAAACCACGGAAGATTGTCAGGTTGTGCAAACTACACAAGAATTTCAGATAACGCAGACCCAACAATATTGTCAGATCACACAAGACAAGAAATATGATCAGATTATGCAAGGCACGGAAGCTTCTCAGATAAACAGAATCATGGAAGATCATCCAATTACACATGCCGAGGACGCTTGTCAGATAACGCAAGGTAGGGACAGTCGTCGGATTACACAAGCTAAGGAAACTCGTCAGATACTGCAAGATACGAAAAGTCGTCCGATCACACAAGCCAAGAAAAAGCGTCTTGGAATGGGAGTCGCGGAAGGGCATCAGATAATGCAAGCAAAGAAAACTAGGGAAGATTGTCATATGACGCAAGTCAAAGGAACGCGACAAATAACCGGAGTCTGTGAAAAGCGTCACATTACGCAAATAAAAGACGATCGTCAGATAACGGCATTCGGGGAATGGCGTCAGATTACGCAAGCAAACGAAGATCGTCAGATAACGGCATTCGGGGAATGGCGTCAGATTACGCAGCCCAACGAAGAGCGTCAGATAACAGCATTACCGGGAGAGCGTCAAAGTAAGCAGGCCAACGAAGAGCGTCAGATAACGGCATTACCGGGAGAGCGTCAAAGTAAGCAGGCCAAAGAAGAGCGTCAGATAACGGCATTACCGGGAGAGCGTCAAAGTACGCATGCCAAAGTAGAGCGTCAGATAACGGTATTACCGGGAGAGCGTCAAAGTACGCATGCCAAAGAAGAGCGTCAGATAACGACATTACCTGGAGAGCGTCAAAGTACGCAGGCCAAAGTAGAGCGTCAGATAACGGCATTACCGGGAGAGCGTCAAAGTACGCATGCCAAAGAAGAGCGTCAGATAACGGCATTACCGGGAGAGCGTCAAAGTACGCAGGCCAACGAAGAGCGTCAGATAACGGCATTACCGGGAGAGCGTCAAAGTAAGCAGGCCAAAGTAGAGCGTCAGATGACTGCATTCTGGGAAGAGCGTCAGATTACACAACCAAAGAAGAGTCTTCGGGATAAAAGAGCCAAGGAAGAACCTCAGGCAGTAACAACCGGGGAAGAAACCAAGGAAGAGCGTCAGATTACACTGACCCCAGAATTGCTTCAATTTGTTGACACCATCGGAGAGTATAAAATACAGCAAGCGAAAGAAGAAGGTAGTACTATACAGAAGATGGAAAAGCACCACCAGAAGCAGTTAAATGAAGGATGTCTCACTCCACAAGCGACGAAAAAGTCCGAGATCACGAAAGTCCTAGGAAAACGTGAAATTGCACAATCCGAAAAAAGCCTTCGAGCAATTCTCAGTCTGGTGACAGCACAGAAGTGTCGAGCCATGGGCTTCAAGAGGGAAAGCCAGAAACTCGAGTTAGCTGTCCCTGCCAGAGTAACCAAGAGCAACAATGGTGGAGAAGTCCGCTgcagaaagaagcagagggccCTGACTTCAGGCGAGCGTGTGTGGACGAGTGCCTGCGAGGACTATGATTATGACTGCGATATTCTTTATCGTGTCCTTGACCCGCTGAAAACAACCTACGGTCAGAAGCAGCCCCTCTCCCTTCTGGAAGAACTTCGGATGGCTGAGcaacaagaaaaagacaaaagagaaaAGGCGCGTCCCCAGGCACAAAAACGTGATGACAAAGAGCAATACAAGCTTGACGATGGCTGTAGTTGGTACGCTGAGGATGGCAAATACGTGGTACAAGTAGATGACCTCTTCGGCAACCAGTCCAATGCCCCCCTCGGAACAGCGTATCGCCAGAACCAGCCTCCTTCCCTTCCACAAGAACTTCAGATGGCTGATCAACAAGGAAAAGTAACGGCAAGGCTTCAAGCCCAAACACATGATGATTTGGAGCCTGACGCACAAAGGTCAGACACGTTTGATGAATGCTGTAGTTTGAACGCAGAAGGTAAACGTGTGGTAGAATTAGACGACCTTTGCGAACACCAGTCGCTCGAAAATGAGGGAGTGCTTGCAGACAGCATCAGGAATATGGAGGTAAAAGTTGAAGCAGCAGACCAGTCTCTAAATATAATGATCTCTCGAGATGATACCAAAAGTGTCAACGTTGATACTCCAGCAAGAAATAGTTTCTTACAACCTGCGTCGTTATCGTTTGACCCAAATGGCCTTCTCGGTGGAGATGTACGAATGGCAGGTGCAAACAACTGTAACAAGACTTTGGAGAGTTCAGTTGGCGCTGGTTTTGATACTTCAGGGTATGGAGACGGCTGCAGTGAAAAAGATGAGCTACGAACCAGAGGTTGTTCTAACAATGCACAGCGAGCAATCTCTGCAACGGACTTTATGCCATATGAAAGCGTCGAACGCTACAATGAAAACAAACTACGTTTCTTCAAAACAAACTCACCTCCAACCATTGCTGAAACTTTCAAAGGCAGTAAAAGGTATACACATGATCAATTTTCGCTGCCTAGTAAACTAAAGCCAAACATGTTCAATGTGCAACACGTTCTTAGGCGTAGTCTAAGTGACACCAGCCTCCGTTTCTGTTTGGACGAAGTGCTGGGCATACACATGGATACGGCTTTAGACAGAAGTTGCATAGCCTCAGCAACAGCAGAACAATGGACAGAAGATGTGAACACAATCCACCTCAGCTGTCTTCCTGCCGCCCAAGGAGTTTTCAAAGAAGATTGCAGGAGCATGACAACTGAGTCTGAGCAGCTACGATCTGAACTTTTCAAAGATGCTGTGCCCTCCGGGGACAGTGGTGAGAAAGCAGCCGGGGTCTCGAAAATGGATTCCTTTGGCAAAAACACCGAGTTGACAGACCCCTTCAGAGACACGTCCAACACAGAGGCTTCTCGCATGGAAGAACACATGCTCCGATGCTTTCTCACTCTCAACAACAACAGTCTGCCGAATGACGGAGTAAAAGGTAGTTCTGCTCAAAAGCTGCCAGGCTCCACACCTGGGGTTTTCCTAGGCCCTAATGCCGATGAAGACTATCTCCTTCAATACAGCTACACACGACGGAAAAAACCGATAATCAGAGGACGATTCCCTCAGGCGCTCATGCCTGGCAGTCATAAAAGCAAGAGCCGAGCGGACGGCCCGTCTGAATCCGCCATCGCCAAAGTCAAAGTTGGCAGTCATCCGCATGACTGTAAGTGCCTGGACTATGACTGCCTGCGCAAGCGCGGAGAGATGCTGCACGACCACGTGATGAAGAACGTGAACGTGCTGAAGCAGTTCGCTGTGAAGAAACAGCACAGATGGCCCAACTGTTCTGTGCAGATTCAGGAGGCGGTTGGCCACAAAGCTAGAGAGCTGATCCGGCACCAGAGGGGCTCGCTGAGAAGGCCCAGCCATCTCTCCCCTTCGTGTCTCTACACAAGATCTGTTAGCACCTCATCGCGGTCCTCAACAGTGACGAGGTTGAGATCTGATTCCACCTCACCAGTGAGACAGATGGTGCAGTCAACCTCTCAACCCCAGCAGACCTCTCAGAGCACACCAAGCCTGAGAAAACAGCGTCTATCTCACGACGGAAGTAACACATTTCCTCAAGACACTCCTAATGCCTCAACGCAGGACGGAATGTCGTCCGTGAAAAGCAAGACTGCTAGGGCCACAAGGCCGAAAAGCGCTGTCGGCAGGCACAGCACAACAACTTCCCAAACAGCATTCGCAGGCGATCCAGGCAGAACCAAGTCGCCTGAAATAAGTTTAAACAAGGTAGAGACGTCTGAATCACAGCACTCTAAAACCAAACTTAAAACATCGTCCATAAGATCTGACCCAAAACTGGTGTCTCGGGTTTCGCCACCTGTTGTAGACTGCGGACGTGAAGACGCTTCCTCAACAGTAGTCATGAACTCCATAAACTCGATGGATATGAATATATCTCAACGAGACTTAATCACGGCCTTGCTGATGAGTGAATCTGGGACGGGATTTAGAAATAAATCAAGTGAGTTCGTGGCCGGAATAAGACCAAAACCATCTCACCAAGATTTCGGAATGAGCAGAGATCCCAGATTGGCCAAGTCGGATAAGATGGTGTCGGATGCCCTCAATCGTCTTGACTCGCTCCAACACGGCGGTTTGAAGAAAAGAGGCAAAGCTCAACTTCCGTGGTTCTGTGACCAAGAAATACTCACCCCGAAAAACACCTCATCATACTATGTAAGCGTGGAGACCCCACAATCTGACCCTCTGGCACCAAAGATCGGGTGCGCCACAAAAACACATGACTTCAGCCCAAAACTGATGACCTCGGAGACCACCTTCAACGTGGTGACGGGGGGAGAGCTGACCGTTACAAAGGAGGTAAGCCACCGAAGCTTCATTCCCATCTCAGACAGGACAACATCCTACTTCTACAGTATCTCTCAGGAGAAAAGTCCAATCATACTAAAAGACCTCCCTGCTGCAGACAGGCCGCAAGCTGAAGCTAATAACTCATCCAATTCCGGTGCTCACGACAAAGATGCAAGAAAGACAACCTGTCACAGAAGAGGGCTGCCTGAGACACAGGAATCGCTTTGTGACAACATGCCTCCCCATCAACTGACCTACGACACTGCTGCTGATATGGACAACAACGCCGCAGTCCCTGACAACAGGAAGCAGCGCGGCAAATCCCAGCTCACGGACAGCACAAGAAGTGACCAGACTGAATACTTCTCGCATGCACGCAGAGCGCATTTGAGCGCCTCCATTACTGCCAACACTGCTGCCGGGCCGGTCAAGTCTGTCACGGAGGTGAAAGAACTGTCAACGACGCATGGTCCGCGGCCCAAGAGCAAGATGACTTCCACTGCAACAAACAGAGCTGATTTATCTCGCTCACACCGGTCGCAAAGGATGATGAGGGACGCTGCGCTACGGAGCTCCGTGCCCGTTGTCATGGAAACCAGGATGACTGTGGACGGTCCTGAGGGACGCCTGCTGACGTCAGTCTCACAAACGTCAGCACGGTCAGAAAACAAGAAGCCGAAGAGCCAAGTGTTTGAGCTTTCCCTCACTGTGAGTCCCCGCACCAGAGCAACTCAGCAGAGGAGAAGGCTAACCTCGAGGTCCTGGTCGCCTACGGCCAGCACTTCCTCCAAGACCTCACGCGGTTTTGTTCACAACAGTGTCTGCAGCTGTCACAGCTCCAGCTCCCCTAGTCCCCGCAGGAGGACAATACGTTCAAACTTCTCCAGTCCGGGTGGAAGGTCTACCGCTTCTGACCAGTCCACTCCCTTCAGGCGGACACACATAAGCCCCTATCACAGCCCCATTTGGGAGATGCTGGGAATACGTCCACCTCCTACAGTTTCCAGAAGATCGACAGACGTTAGCCCCGCGGCATTAAAGCAGTCAAAAACCACCAGCTCTAAGAGGGAGACGCGTGCTGGTTCTCGGTATGATAGCAGAAATCGATCGCCTTCAGCAAGTCAAAAGACGAGAACTCTCGGTAGCTCTGATTACGGTTCACAAACatccacaaagaaaacacctttTACAAGTTCAAGCAGGAAGGATCAGCTGAGTTCGGATCATGCTTCCTCCATCAGCAGAAAGCGATCGTCTCAGACAACTCCAAAGGAAGAGACTTATCCATCAGCAACAGCAAGTCACAGGGTAAAACCACGCATTGTTTCTGATTCTACTACACCTGTCAGCACTAGGCGACAATCTTCCGTAAGTCCGCCTTGGTACAGCGGTTTCCACCCTTCACACACAAGCGTCAAATCGGCACCTCCGCCAAGTCCAAAAAGGACTAGGCCTCCCCGTCTCTCTTCCCCACCTGCAAAGAGAGCGGCACCACCTTACATCTCTCCTGTTCGCCGCCCTGGTCCTACTGTTAAAAAGATTCTAAAATCGTCGAAAACGCTGTCATCGTCCACAGAAGTATCGTCTCGCCCCAGGCTTCACTCATCGGTGCCCGATGGCGCTTTCCATGACACTTTGTCAACACGTCCAACACCTCCAGCAGAGATGATGAGAATCACGGAATCTCCTACAAAGCAAGCGTCCAGGTCTTCAACAGTGAGCAGAGTCAGCAAAACCTCCAGGGAGTTCATCAGCAGCGCGCATTCTCCGCCAACTTCTCCACATACAAGTACGAGAAAAATAGTTTCCAGAACCTTCGAACAAACAGTGTCTTCTCCGTCCGGAACGTCCCCAAGCCCCGTTTCCTCTGCCGGTTCAGGTTTCCTGTCCAAGGCAAAGAGACAGGCAATACGTTCTACAGAGAACACCTTCCTCGACACGTCTCTGTCTTCCACGCAACCTTTGCACACTGCCTGCTTTGCCGATGACGCAGTTCCTGTCACCCCTCGTGACGTCACCCCTCGTCCCGTCACCCCTCGTTCCAGGACGACCTCAGTCGTGCCGTCGGTGACTCGCGTGGTGCCAGATGATTTGGCCTTGCCTTTCTGGGCGCAGGAGACTCCTGCAGATGACACTGGCTTTTTGTCCGTGATAGCCTCGTCCCTGAAAAAAGCAACGGATTATCTATGCACAGATAGTTTAACCAATGTGCTGGAGGAGGATGTGGACAGACTTTTTACACCCGCCGGTCACTATGCACGGAGTGACGTGCCCACCGATTCCTCCCCTCCTAGTAGCGCAAAACTTCGTCGGTCGTCGTCTTCTCTCTGCGAAGATGGATCGTCTACACGAGCCGTTCACCGCGTCTTATTTGAGGATGTGAATGCAGATTCCACTCCAGAAAGCCGGACCTCTCGCCTGACTTCAAAAGCGTCTCCAACCCGAGCCATGCAAAGCACCTTCCTTAAGGACGATAGAAAAATTTCCCGACAAGGCAGCGCTACTAAAACTGCACGCAGCGTTTCTCTACATTCAAAGCAATCTCCAACACGGCCCGTGCATAAATGCTTCTCTGGCGATGGGACAAACGTGTCCTATCGCACCAAAGCTGTGAGGCTTGATCGGACCTCTTCTCTAACTTCAAAGCAATCTCCAACCCGAGTCAAGGGTACCACCTTCTCTGACAATGAGACAGCAGATTCCCCTCGCTCGAGCGCTTCGAGGCTGGATTCCACATCTTTTATTGATTCTGAAACGCAACCCTTGTACCAAATCTTCTTCAGTGatgaagatgaaaaaaaaacaaatctcgCTTCACATCGTCACACCAGCGGTTTAGAACCTGAACCGGCCATGCAAAGCACCTTGGTTCAGAATACTACTGAAAGTCCCCAACGCGACAGCGCTTTTAAAACTGGTCGCAGCTTTTCTCCACCTTCAAAGCAATCTCCAACACGGCCCGTGCATAAATGCTTCTCTGACGATGGGACAAACATGTCCTATCGCCCCAACGCTTTGAGGCTTGATCGGACCTCTTCTCTACCTTCAAAGCAATCTCCAACACGGCCCGTGCATAAATGCTTTTCTGACGATGGGACAAACGCTTTGAGGCATGATCGGACCTCTTATCTAACTTCAAAGCAATCTCCAACCCGAGTCAAGCGTACCACTTTCTCTAACGATGTGACAGCAGATTTCTCTCGCTTGAGCGCTTCTAGACTGGATACCTCATCTGTACTTTATTCTGCAACGCAACCCTTGTACCAAATCTACTTCagtgatgaaaatgaaaaaaacacgttTCTCGCTTCACATCTTCACACTTGCGGTTTAAAACCTCAATGGACCATTGAATCCGAAACCTCAACGAAACCTCTACACCGTATCTACTTTCCTGATGAAAGGTCTCCGACCCCTTCTCCTGTTCCCAAAAAACCCCGCCCTGGCACTATAAAGCCTCCGACTATCATCCCCAAGGAGGCCAAACAGAAAACGTATGCCAAGGAGTGTACCTGCCATAACGGCAAAAAATCACATACACGCCGTCACGTGTCATCAAAGGCTAGGATTTCTAAAACCCGTTCCAAGTCTCCACCTCGGATGCTGTCTCCCTCTCATAAACCGTGCTCATGGGGCTTGGGTGCAACACCTGGTCGCagttccccctctccctctcggAGAAAGCGCTCAAAGGGTTGCCGTTCAAAGACTCGTCGCAGGTCCTCCTCTCCCTGTCTGAGACAGCCCTCAAAGGGTTGTGGTTCAAAGACTTGCCGTAggtccccctctccccctctgaGACAGCCCTCAAAGGGTTGTGGTTCAAAGACTTGTCGTAGGTCCCCCTCTCCTTCTCCGAGACCGCCCTCAGTGGGTTGCGGTTCAGAAACTTGTCGCAGGTCCCCCTCTCCCTCAATGAGAGAAATATGTTCTACTTGTGGGGGTTCAAAACCTGGCCTTAGATCTCCGAGTACCCTTCTGAGAGACACGCGCTCAGCTGGAGGGATTGGCAGACCTTCACCTCCGTCGCTGAGAGACACCCGCTCAGTTGGTGGGACTCCAACAATTGGCAGCAGATCTGTGTCTTGGACATCGGCATCCTCGCTGAAAAGTGGGCGGGGGTCGTCTAGCGGTTCTTTTCGGCCCTGTTCACCAACATGCTCGCGCAGAAACTCCGCTGCCGATGTT GCCGATAGTactgcacaagacaaaaacgcctGGGTCATCAGACTGAAGGAGCTTCTTCAATCAGCCATAGACTACTTTTTTCCCCCGAAGCCTGGCAGTCAAGAGGCTAACCAGAAGCGCGATGCGATTATTGCAAG GGTCAGTTCCAGCAACACCGTACTGTCGTCAGCGCTGTGCTCTTGTAAAGATGGAATCCCGCTCCCCGGCGCTGTGGTCGCCCCAGTAAGCTGCCTTTGCAGTTTAGAATCCAATTTAGAAGTGATTTCTGCCAAGGCAAAAGGCAAACGATCCCCCAGAGCATCAGCAAAAACTGTACGGGTCGCTGGAAAGAAAAGCTCATCAAGCAAAAAGGTGGGAAAGCTTCGAAAATCGTCTGGTGTATCCACCAAAGCGGAGAAGCTTCAAATATCGTCTGATGTATCCACCAAACAGGCCACGGTCTGTTCAGAATCTTGCTTGCCCAAACGCGCCTCCGCAACGAACGTGACTGCGAGTTCCAGCGTAACCAGCACTGCCACTGCTCGACCGATATCCCTTTGGGACAAATTGATGAGGCTTCTTGCCCGGCTCCTGGGGCGTCGAGGATCTGGTAGTGAGATGCTTGCTGATACCCACTCCGTGGAAAG CCGTCAGTCCCCCCGCTGTGTAGAGATGGTGGGAGAAGCCCTGGTGCAGTCTGTATGCGCCTACAAGTACATCCACAGCCGCTTGCAGCCTTACAGCAGTCAACTGAAGAAGGCCCTTTGTGTGGCCCTGATCGTTGCCGTCGCCGTCGCCGTGAGAAGCTACCTGTGCTGCAGCACGTGCTGCACCAAGCAGATCATCACCAAGATCTGCATAGACATGGAGCGTCTGCTGGACGATTTTCTCGTGCACCTTGGGCTACGTAATTTGGAAGTTCCTccgctttga